One genomic window of Acidobacteriota bacterium includes the following:
- a CDS encoding 3-hydroxyacyl-CoA dehydrogenase, whose translation MKTVAVIGAGLMGRGIAHAAALGGYRTILEDLLPNALRKAETEIRANLDKAVELGKVSAGAAEAAFARIEYAGSVEQAAREADLVIEAVPEEMESKIEIFTLLDKICRPTTILASNTSSLSVTEISSVTYRAKKCIGMHFFNPVHKMKLLEVVRALETDDDTLATVVEVGKRMGKEVVVIKESPGFVTSRINAMIGNEAFYMLQEGIASAEDIDKALKLGLNHPMGPFELVDLVGLDTRLHILEYLHKSLGEKFRPCPLLAQYVKAGRLGRKSGRGVFDYPETNVEAAASK comes from the coding sequence GTGAAGACCGTCGCCGTGATCGGGGCGGGCCTGATGGGGCGGGGAATTGCCCATGCCGCCGCCCTCGGCGGCTATCGCACCATTCTCGAAGATCTCCTTCCCAACGCGCTGCGCAAGGCAGAAACGGAAATCCGCGCCAATCTCGACAAGGCTGTCGAACTCGGCAAAGTCAGTGCGGGAGCGGCCGAAGCTGCATTTGCGCGGATCGAGTATGCGGGTTCCGTCGAGCAGGCGGCGCGCGAAGCCGATCTTGTTATCGAGGCCGTTCCCGAGGAGATGGAATCGAAGATCGAGATCTTCACCTTACTCGACAAGATCTGTCGCCCGACGACGATTCTCGCGTCCAACACTTCTTCCCTCAGTGTCACGGAAATTTCCAGCGTTACCTACCGCGCCAAGAAATGCATTGGAATGCACTTCTTCAATCCCGTACACAAGATGAAGTTGCTGGAAGTAGTACGCGCGCTGGAAACGGACGACGATACGCTGGCCACTGTGGTTGAGGTCGGCAAGAGAATGGGAAAAGAAGTCGTCGTGATCAAGGAATCGCCCGGCTTTGTCACCAGCCGTATCAACGCCATGATCGGCAACGAAGCTTTCTATATGCTGCAGGAAGGCATCGCGAGCGCTGAAGACATCGACAAGGCCCTGAAATTGGGACTGAACCACCCCATGGGCCCGTTTGAGCTGGTTGACCTGGTTGGCCTGGATACTCGACTCCATATTCTCGAATACCTGCACAAGAGCCTGGGTGAGAAATTCCGGCCGTGCCCGTTGCTGGCGCAGTATGTGAAGGCCGGACGATTGGGGCGCAAGTCAGGTCGCGGTGTCTTCGACTATCCGGAAACGAACGTTGAGGCTGCGGCGTCGAAATAG